Part of the Gemmatimonadota bacterium genome, AGGTCAGTACCCGCGCAGGCTGGGGTTGTTGTTCGGCGATTTTTTCCAGGTCGTCAATGGCCTGTTTTACACTGTCTTTGTGCGCGGCCTGTAATGCCCGGGTATAAATCGACTCGGCGTCCTGGGCGTGTACCGTTTCGGTCCCGCATAATCCCAGAAAAAGGCCGATCGCGAGATAAAAATGATAATTTTTCATTGTGTTGTGTTCACCAGAGATGTGATTCTCTGCAAGATGTTTATAGAGTATAACAAAAAAACAAAATGGAATCGCTGTTTTTTCCGGGTGGTATCTCTGCGGGTAAGGCTGCAATTGCATTTTTTTCTCACACGCCTTAGATTGTGGATTGAACTGTCCAGGAGCTTTTCATGCGCGTCATTATTCTATTTTTTATTTTGTTGGTGCCCCTGTCGGCTCACAGTCGTCCGGTGGTCGCGGTTTTGCCTTTTGAAGAGGCGAATACCGATTGGCTCTCGGAGGGTATGGCCTGGAGTTTGTCGGATAAGCTCCGCCGCGTGTCGGGGCTGCAAATGGTCGATGCTGATCGGCTGAATGCCGCTTTGTCTAAATATCAGACGCCTGTGCAAATTGGCCAGTCGGCAGGTGCAACACTGGTCCTGTACGGTGCCTGTCGGCTGCAGAGAGACCAGCTCCAGATCTCCGCCCGCGTTTTGCGGGTTGATACCGATGATATTATGGAACTGGGAGAGGTGTCCGGTCCTCTTGAGTCCCTTTTTGCCCTGCAGGACAGTGTGATATACCGCTTCCTGGACGGTGTTGATCTCAGTTCCACCGTCATCGAATGGGAGGCGATTCTTCGCAGACCCACCCGATCTGTTCGGGCTTATGCCCACTGGGTGCGCGCCCGGCGTATGCTGACTGGCAATGCCGAGGACCCGGATGTTGTGCGCGATTATCTCGGTCGCGCCCTTGCCGAGGATGCCGATTATGCCGATGCCCATAGCCACCTGGGTTTGCTCTTTGTCGCGCAACGCCGGTTCAAAGAGGCGCTCGATGCTCTGCAGACGGCGGTTCGTCTCAAGCCTGATGATCCTCTGACCCGCTACAACCTGGGGGTGACTTATGCCAGTTTAGGGCAGCCTCATAATGCAGCTATTGCGTTTCGGGACGCGATTCGCCTCATGCCTGATGATCCCATTACTCACTACAATCTGGGTATTCTATACCATCTTCAGGACAATCACGAGGCCGCTATTGCGCCTTTGCAGACGGCGGTTCGTCTCAAGCCCGATTTCGCGGTTGCTTATTTGACGCTGGGCATTGCGCTGGCGAATACGCAATCCCTCACCCGCGCAGAAGATGCGCTGAAAGAGGCGATTCGCCTGTCTCCCGAAAATGCCGATGCGCACTACAATCTGGGCGTTGTCTATATCGAGATGGGGCATGGCGATCAGGCTACCGAAGTTTTAGAGCAGGCTATCTCGCACAATCCAGAGCACGCCGATGCCCATTTTAATCTGGGGCGCGCTTATGAGGCACTGGGTCGCTATGATGAAGCGGTCGCTGCCTTCAAACAGGCGGCTCAATTCAATCCCGATTATGCCGATTTGCACTTTAATCTGGGTATTGCCCATACCGAGGCCGGGCGTTTTGAGGAGGCTATTCGCACCCTGCACACTGCCCGCCGGATCTATCCGCGAGATCCGCTTATCTATCACAATATGGGTATTGCGTATCGAAATGCCGCGCGTTTTGAAGAGGCGGAAAATGCTTTTCGAGAAGCGCTCCGTCTCAATCCCCATCTGGCTGATATTCACCTGTCTCTGGGTAGCCTGCAACTGGATATGGGGCGCTATGAGCAGGGTCTTTCATCCATTCGAGAGGCTGTGCGCCTGACGCCCAAAAATGCCGATGCCCACCGCTATCTGGGCGAGGCTCTGGCTTATTTGAAACAGTATCCGGATGCGGTTCAGGCTTTCCGAAAAGCCATTGAGCTTAAGGGCGACGATGGAGACGCCCATCTCAGTCTGGGTATGATCTATTTGCAGGCTGGACAAAAAACTGCGGCTGCATCCGCTCTCAAAACGGGTCTTCGACTCAGTCCCGGGCACCCCGATTCTCTGGCTATTGCCCGCGAGATCGCGCGGTTGCAGAAGCGGCCTGAGGAGGTCAGTACTTATCTGAACCGCGCCCGCGCTTTTGAGAATGCCGGGCTTTTGGACGAAGCGATTGATACCTACCGCAGAGCCGCCAGTCTCAGTCCCGATAATGCCGATATTCAACACGCCCTGGGCATGGCCTGCCTGCGGGCGAACCGTCCGGAAGACGCGCTGCTCGCTTTTCGGAAGGTTCTCGGGCTTCGTCCAGATCATCCCGATGCAAATCTCATCCGTGATTTTATCCGCCGCATGGAAGAGGGACAATGACCATGATTCGCGTTGCGTTGTTCCTGTTCCTGCTTTGTGTGCCCCATTCTACCGCCGCTGATGCTATCCGTTTTACTGAGATAGCGGAGAAGGCGGGGATCCATTTTGTCCACAGTACCGGGGCCAGGGGCGGATGGCACTATGTCGAGACGATGGGTTCTGGCTGTGCGCTTTTCGACGCGGATGGCGATGGGGATCTGGATCTCTATCTGGTCAATGGTGCCAATCTGCCCGGGCAACCGGTTCGGGGTCGCAATGCGCTGTATCGCAATGATACGACTAAAGCGATTCGCCTGACTGATATTACCGAATCTTCGGGTGCGTCCGGGCGAGGCTATGGCATGGGGTGTACTGTGGGCGATGCGGATAATGACGGCGATCTGGATCTCTACGTTACCGGCTATCCCGAAAATATTTTGTATGTGAACAATGGCGATGCTACTTTCAAAGACGCTTCACAGCAGGCGAATGTGACCGCAGGCGGATGGAGCGCGGGTGCGGTTTTTTTCGATTTTGAAGCCGATGGAGACCTGGATCTCTATGTGGTGCGCTATCTCGCGTACAATCCCGCCCGCGAGCCGGTTTGCGAACGCAGTGGTGTGCGGACCTATTGCGCGCCGTACCGGTTTCGGGGTGCTCCCGATTTGTTGTATCTGAATAGTGGCGACGGCATATTTGAAGATATTTCTCAGCGGGCTGGTATCGCCGATCCCCGGGGCAAGGGGCTGGGCGTGCTCTCGCTGGATTACGACCGGGATGGCGATATTGATCTCTATATCGCCAATGATACGACGCCCAATTTTCTCTATCGAAATGACGGCGATCGCTTTACTGAGGTCGGTCACAAAGTGGGTGTGGGTTTAAGTGCCTCGGGCCGTCCACAGGCCGGCATGGGCGTGGATGCTGGAGATGTGGATGGCGATGGGCGCACGGATCTTATTGTTACCAATTTTTCCTATGAGTCAAATGCTTTCTATCACCACACAGAACTGGGTGTTTTTGCAGAGGCCAGTGTCCGCCTGGGTCTTGTGGGACCGAGTACTCTTCCTCTGGGTTTTGGCACACATTTCTTTGATGCGGATAGCGATGGGGATCTGGATCTTTTTGTGGCCAATGGTCATATTTTTCCCAATGTATCGGATTTCTCTTCTGCCGAGTCCTACCCTCAGACCGATCAGTTTTTCCGCTATACCGCAGGTGTTTTTGAAGACGTTTCCGAATCGGCGGGTTTCACATTGCCCGCTGTCAGCCGGGGTTCGGCACTGGGCGATATAGATGCCGATGGGGATCTGGATCTGGTTGTGCTCGTCGCCGATGCCCGTCCGCATCTCTACAGGAATGATACGCCGTCTGCCTATCCATGGGTTATTGTTGAGCTAAAGAGCGCGAATCGCAGTGCGATTGGTGCTCGCGTCACCCTTACGGCAGGTGGGCGTACCCAATCTCGAGAGGTGCGAAGTCAATCCGGGTATCTCTCTTCTGGAGATCCGCGTCTCCACTTCGGTCTGGGCGATGCCGAACAGATTGATCGTCTCGATATCTGGTGGCCCTCTGGACGCACCCAAACTCTGAACAATCTGGCTCCGAATCAGATTCTGGTCATTGAGGAATAGGCTTACCACCCGTGTACAAAGTGTCCACTTCCGGGAAACCAGATCGCATCCACGACACTCGATGTTCCCACCCCCAACAGGTATCCCACTACTATTCCATAGGAAAATGGCATCGATCGCCGGTAAAGTCCCACGCCCCCAAATTTGAGCGTTAGTGCTTTGACGAGCCATACGACAAAAATAGCGAATCCGTACGTATGGCTCGGGAAGGCGAGTCCCACCGGGTGAATCGGCCAGGAAGCGAATCGGGTATTCAAGACTGTCAGCAGGCCCGCTTCTCCGACTCCGAATAGCCAGACCAGCAGTTTTTGAAAGTCAAAATATGTGGGTTCTGTCCCTTCAATTATGCCTACTTGTCCCAGCATTACAGTCCAGTCGTACATATAGGCCGCGTTCAGGCCGCCCTCCGTATAACACAAATAAAGCTGGGCACCGCAGGCTATGGCATAGGCGGCGAGCAGAGAGATGGGCAGAGCACATACGACCAGAAAACGGCGCTTCAGGGCTTGTTGCAATAGCCGAAAAAAATGTGGAATGGCCGGTATCGACAGCATTCGACCCGAATGCGCGGCCAGTCCGCCGCGGTTTAACACCATTATCCCCGTCAGGTCGGAGGGAGAAAAATTGGCTGTTCCCAGAAGCGTCTTTAGTATCGGTCCTCCTTTCTGCCCCTGGGGAGATAGAAATACGAATCCCGTGGCTGCCGCGTATTTGGTCACGCCAAAGTAGATCACGAAAAATAGTGAAAGCTGTAGCAGTGCCGCGACGGGTCGCATGTCCAGAGATATCATCCAGCCTGTGAGAAATGTGAATGCCGCGCTGAATCCCAGCCAGGCCGTGCGGTAGGTCACGGGCGTTCCATCGTCTTTGCTCCGGTCGTCTGATAATGCCTTTTGCAGGGTTTCTTTCAGGTGTCCGCGGGCCACCCAGACGGACCAGATCACGAGAAATACCAGTGCGCCGTGCGCCTCCAGCATCCGAATTTCTCCCGAGGTTGCCGCCTGCCCCTGCATGCCCACTGTAAAGCCCGTTCGATCCATCAGTGCTTGTTTGAAAATATTGAGGACAAAAAAGGTCCACACGCTCAGCAGAATATTTAGCGGACACAGGTAGGCCAGCCCCATTAGTAGGGGCTGAATCCTCAGGTATAAGGTTGGAAAATCGCGCCCGATGTGTACGGCTTTGGTCAAATAGTGATCGTAGATCCCAATGCGCGGAATTGTGAGAATAAAATATCCGGCAATATTCCAGAAAATCACACCGGCTGTACACGCAAAACCCATCCAGAAAACGGGCGTTCGGA contains:
- a CDS encoding tetratricopeptide repeat protein, with the translated sequence MRVIILFFILLVPLSAHSRPVVAVLPFEEANTDWLSEGMAWSLSDKLRRVSGLQMVDADRLNAALSKYQTPVQIGQSAGATLVLYGACRLQRDQLQISARVLRVDTDDIMELGEVSGPLESLFALQDSVIYRFLDGVDLSSTVIEWEAILRRPTRSVRAYAHWVRARRMLTGNAEDPDVVRDYLGRALAEDADYADAHSHLGLLFVAQRRFKEALDALQTAVRLKPDDPLTRYNLGVTYASLGQPHNAAIAFRDAIRLMPDDPITHYNLGILYHLQDNHEAAIAPLQTAVRLKPDFAVAYLTLGIALANTQSLTRAEDALKEAIRLSPENADAHYNLGVVYIEMGHGDQATEVLEQAISHNPEHADAHFNLGRAYEALGRYDEAVAAFKQAAQFNPDYADLHFNLGIAHTEAGRFEEAIRTLHTARRIYPRDPLIYHNMGIAYRNAARFEEAENAFREALRLNPHLADIHLSLGSLQLDMGRYEQGLSSIREAVRLTPKNADAHRYLGEALAYLKQYPDAVQAFRKAIELKGDDGDAHLSLGMIYLQAGQKTAAASALKTGLRLSPGHPDSLAIAREIARLQKRPEEVSTYLNRARAFENAGLLDEAIDTYRRAASLSPDNADIQHALGMACLRANRPEDALLAFRKVLGLRPDHPDANLIRDFIRRMEEGQ
- a CDS encoding CRTAC1 family protein is translated as MTMIRVALFLFLLCVPHSTAADAIRFTEIAEKAGIHFVHSTGARGGWHYVETMGSGCALFDADGDGDLDLYLVNGANLPGQPVRGRNALYRNDTTKAIRLTDITESSGASGRGYGMGCTVGDADNDGDLDLYVTGYPENILYVNNGDATFKDASQQANVTAGGWSAGAVFFDFEADGDLDLYVVRYLAYNPAREPVCERSGVRTYCAPYRFRGAPDLLYLNSGDGIFEDISQRAGIADPRGKGLGVLSLDYDRDGDIDLYIANDTTPNFLYRNDGDRFTEVGHKVGVGLSASGRPQAGMGVDAGDVDGDGRTDLIVTNFSYESNAFYHHTELGVFAEASVRLGLVGPSTLPLGFGTHFFDADSDGDLDLFVANGHIFPNVSDFSSAESYPQTDQFFRYTAGVFEDVSESAGFTLPAVSRGSALGDIDADGDLDLVVLVADARPHLYRNDTPSAYPWVIVELKSANRSAIGARVTLTAGGRTQSREVRSQSGYLSSGDPRLHFGLGDAEQIDRLDIWWPSGRTQTLNNLAPNQILVIEE